CATTTATTTCGGGACTGTTTGGGAGTATGGCGACTTTCCTTGGAGGAGGCTTTGCTTATATAGCAGATCAGTGTCACgatgagaagcagaaaactaCACGAATAGCTGTGGTTGATTTAATTTTTGGAATTGTATCTGGATTGGCAGGACTGTCTTCTGGGTACTTTTTAAGAGAAATAGGCTTTACGTGGACATTTGTGATAGCATCTCTACTTCATGTTGTTAACATTatctatattattttttttttggaagacaCAGTGCACATATCTGAATTCCAGCAACAGGCACCATTATCTTATAAAGAACTTctaaaagaagcattttctggAGTGtacatgctttttaaaactgcCCCGTccaaaaagagaattttaatcATTGTGTTACTTTTTACATTTAtgacttatttatttactgtcttTGGTGGGAGTTCACTTTTTACGCTGTATGAACTGGATGAGCCGCTGTGCTGGAATGAAGTGTACATTGGATACGGAGCAGCTGCATTCACTTCTGTCTCTCTGACCAGTTTTTTGggagtttatttattttctaaatgtctCAAAGACATTTACATTGTATTTATTGGGATATTTTCTTACATTGGAGGAATTGTCATGGCTGCCTTTGCCAAAACAACCCTGCTCATGTTTTTAGGTGAGTTCAATGTCGATTCTCAAcagtataaaagaaaatactcgTGTGTTGTTTGTAGTTAGAGTTGGTGGTGATGAATATTGGATGCGCCGCCTTGAAAGGGTCATAAAGAGGTAGAATGTACAAGGTTGAGTCATACCGATTtagaatttaattaaaagatgaaTAGTATGGAAAGTGAATGAAATTACTTGGCTTATGATTTGGTTTTAGTGCTATATAGATATACTGGATTTAGGGATTCGTCTCTGCTTGGGTAATTATGTTTCAATGCACACAATATGTTTCAATGCACACATAGTTTTACTATTTGGGAAGTACTATATAACTCTTTtactatatatttatatagttATATTATAATATAGTTATATTTACTATATAACTCAAAAATATATGTCTAGTTCATTTGCAACATGTCTGTAAAATCCTGGATTTTTATTACATTCATGTCTCATTGCTGATTCATTGCTTTACAGTAAGAGTGCCATCTTTACTCTGCCTTATGCCTGTTCCTGTTCTCCGATCCATGCTGTCAAAAGTGGTTCTCCCCAGTGAGCAGGGTGAGtggaatttgtttttgaaaaataatacgATGTTGTATTTCAGAACAGAGATGCACCAAGGTCACCTTTAAACAAACAGGTGTATATTGGTATTTTCAGACTGCTTTCTGGAtcatcttggaggtcttttccaaccctggtgattctatgattctattgcaAATTTCAACTTTGAAAGAAGTTACTGCTCTAAAAAGAAAGATCATGGAGAATATTAAGGAGAAGAGCACTCAGTATTTatacagatcacagaatcatagaatggcttgtgttggaagggacctcaaggatcatcaactTCCAAACCCCGTGCCgcgtgcagggttgccagctgctaggtcaagcaccagatcaggctgtccagggccccagCCAGCTTGGCcttggaacacctccagggatggagcatcttgaacctctctgggcaacctgttccagcacctcactaatttagagataaggatgtggtgagggaccattgtcaaaggccttgcacaagtccacgtagatgacatcagttgccttccctttgtccaccacTTCATCACAGAAAGCCAtaagattggtcaggcatgtccctcccttggtgaagccatgctggctgtctcagattaCCCGCTTGaccctcatgtgccttaacatctcttccaggaagatctgttccatgatcttcccaggcagagaggtgaggctcaccagcctgtagttccccaggtcttccttccTCCATTTCTTAAGAAtggagtgatgtttccctttttccagtcactgggacttcacctgacagccatgacttttcatatatgatggagagcggctcagcaaccgcatcagccagttccctcaggaccCTGAGATGCAGATACAATacttcagttccttttcttaaagTGACATGTAGAACAGCTTCTACATTCACAGGATTttgatggagaaaaataaacacttgtTGTTTCATCAATGCCACACTTTATAACTTAGAAAGATAAGCATTAAGTGATCAGCCTTCAACACACTTGAAAACAAAGGCTTGCATCCCAGCAGTGTACCAGCTTCACAAATGCCCGTGGCCACTTAAAGACGTCTCAAGGGCTGTAACATATTACTTCTAGAAGTGCTTTCTTTAATGGAACACACGCAAACACAAGCATGTGAGGCCTCAAAATGTGTCTCTAGTGTCCCATATTTTGCTGCAGCTAGATTTTGAGGAGCACATACTGTCTAGAAGCATTCTTGTGagttggttttatttaaaaaaagtacatatCTTTAGACACTGAAACAAGGATCTCTTTATACTCTACTATGCTAACAAACGCTTCTGTTTTTGTGATTTCTTGGCATTCTTTGGGGCTTTGGATACTTGAGTAGTTTGATGCAGGAATCAGGTTGCCTCTTGCCAT
The Numida meleagris isolate 19003 breed g44 Domestic line chromosome 1, NumMel1.0, whole genome shotgun sequence genome window above contains:
- the SLC46A3 gene encoding solute carrier family 46 member 3 isoform X2 yields the protein MNIPKDCCFVFIETALSRVLGVQEKTSLFNMQLDLTGAVPSLIVAFIIVANGDRQGRKKSLVLPSIGALIADIFLTIISHFSLSTSVLFVVSFISGLFGSMATFLGGGFAYIADQCHDEKQKTTRIAVVDLIFGIVSGLAGLSSGYFLREIGFTWTFVIASLLHVVNIIYIIFFLEDTVHISEFQQQAPLSYKELLKEAFSGVYMLFKTAPSKKRILIIVLLFTFMTYLFTVFGGSSLFTLYELDEPLCWNEVYIGYGAAAFTSVSLTSFLGVYLFSKCLKDIYIVFIGIFSYIGGIVMAAFAKTTLLMFLVRVPSLLCLMPVPVLRSMLSKVVLPSEQGAVFACIACLEVVTGTISLSVFNVIYAATVAWFSGFSFLLSASLCLIPLGVLCWLLCTSWNREDLALLVPEEVSSIDSVDS
- the SLC46A3 gene encoding solute carrier family 46 member 3 isoform X1, with product MRRVFLVEPVIFIYIFAHSLMNPVVQQFIYRKLWEEEYNSTAISSDNSSHCEQNKSSPTYVMQKGVQEKTSLFNMQLDLTGAVPSLIVAFIIVANGDRQGRKKSLVLPSIGALIADIFLTIISHFSLSTSVLFVVSFISGLFGSMATFLGGGFAYIADQCHDEKQKTTRIAVVDLIFGIVSGLAGLSSGYFLREIGFTWTFVIASLLHVVNIIYIIFFLEDTVHISEFQQQAPLSYKELLKEAFSGVYMLFKTAPSKKRILIIVLLFTFMTYLFTVFGGSSLFTLYELDEPLCWNEVYIGYGAAAFTSVSLTSFLGVYLFSKCLKDIYIVFIGIFSYIGGIVMAAFAKTTLLMFLVRVPSLLCLMPVPVLRSMLSKVVLPSEQGAVFACIACLEVVTGTISLSVFNVIYAATVAWFSGFSFLLSASLCLIPLGVLCWLLCTSWNREDLALLVPEEVSSIDSVDS